The proteins below come from a single Demetria terragena DSM 11295 genomic window:
- a CDS encoding FecCD family ABC transporter permease codes for MTDFVAGLPAKEKSASARWPGRIRFLRNKTGSLSVRVDISAVLASLLLTVFALLVSVWSLGVSTTDTPSLGMLKTLQVLTGQVSGDAADHVATVLPSVTIALLGGASLALSGAIFQTITRNPLGSPDIIGFTTGANTGALVALLVIGAGSTGATAGALIGALGTAVAVYLLGMRPGSSSTTLIVVGIGISAMLMAFNGYLIATSNVQNAAAAASWGVGNLADLEMSEVVPVLVTLAVLVPALIYMAPRMRMLELGHDSAQSKGVDSQRTQLLLLLIGVGFAAATTAIAGPVAFVALVAPQLAARLTPSAGIPLVTSAAVGAALLVSSDAIARTILAPDTQLPVGVVTTTFGGIYLLGLLIAQSRKRSV; via the coding sequence ATGACCGACTTTGTGGCTGGTCTCCCGGCGAAGGAAAAATCAGCCAGCGCTCGCTGGCCGGGCCGAATCCGATTCTTGCGCAACAAAACCGGCTCACTGAGCGTCCGAGTCGACATCAGTGCAGTCCTGGCCAGCCTGCTGTTGACCGTCTTCGCACTCCTAGTCTCCGTGTGGTCGCTGGGGGTCAGCACGACCGACACTCCGAGTCTCGGCATGCTCAAGACGCTGCAGGTTCTCACTGGGCAAGTCAGTGGCGACGCCGCCGACCATGTCGCGACCGTTCTGCCGTCGGTGACGATCGCGCTGCTTGGTGGCGCGTCGCTGGCGCTGTCTGGGGCGATCTTCCAAACGATCACTCGCAATCCCCTCGGTAGCCCCGACATCATCGGCTTCACGACGGGAGCCAACACCGGAGCACTGGTGGCATTGTTGGTGATTGGCGCCGGATCCACGGGAGCCACCGCCGGCGCACTCATCGGAGCGCTGGGAACAGCAGTCGCCGTCTACCTGCTCGGGATGCGCCCCGGTAGTAGCAGTACGACGCTCATCGTGGTCGGCATCGGTATCAGCGCCATGCTGATGGCCTTCAACGGCTACCTGATCGCGACCTCCAACGTGCAGAACGCGGCGGCGGCTGCCTCCTGGGGCGTCGGCAACTTGGCCGACCTGGAGATGTCCGAAGTTGTCCCGGTGCTCGTCACGTTGGCCGTGTTGGTTCCCGCACTCATCTACATGGCGCCGCGTATGCGCATGCTCGAGTTGGGTCACGACTCGGCGCAGAGCAAAGGCGTCGACTCCCAGCGCACCCAACTCCTTCTGCTGCTGATCGGCGTCGGCTTCGCGGCGGCGACGACGGCCATCGCCGGGCCGGTCGCCTTTGTGGCCCTCGTCGCTCCTCAACTCGCGGCCCGACTCACTCCCAGCGCCGGGATCCCGCTGGTCACCTCGGCAGCGGTCGGTGCCGCGCTCCTGGTCTCCAGCGACGCAATCGCGCGCACCATTTTGGCTCCGGACACCCAACTCCCGGTGGGCGTGGTGACCACGACCTTCGGCGGCATCTACCTGCTCGGTCTGCTGATCGCGCAGTCACGAAAGAGGTCGGTATGA
- a CDS encoding MFS transporter, translated as MWLFCVVRLRTQRATDRPALPGEIKVLIAAAFVIAIGFGLVSPVLPAYARSFDVGVAAASLVVSAFAFFRLIFAPVGGALVTRLGERPIYLTGLLVVAASSVATAFAQSYGQLLVLRGVGGIGSTMFTVSAMALLVRIAPPQMRGRVSSAYASSFLIGGMVGPVLGGALAGWGLRLPFIAYAIALVIAAGVVAVRLSAASLRPAPDAKPQTPMRVREALGDSAYRAALASAFANGWSNFGVRVAVLPQFAVALHDDTWVAGLVLALGAVGTAATLQVAGRLVDGVGRRPVALAGLAMTGLGLGLLGQSGSIAMLLALSVLSGVGAGLLNPAQQATVADVVGQDRSGGTVLSTFQMTQDAGAILGPVLVGVVADQAGFGAAFLVTAAISLIAMVPWLMARETRPTLT; from the coding sequence ATGTGGTTGTTCTGCGTCGTGAGGTTACGGACACAGCGCGCAACGGACCGACCTGCGCTGCCCGGTGAAATCAAGGTCCTCATCGCCGCCGCATTCGTGATCGCGATCGGGTTCGGGCTCGTCTCACCAGTACTCCCGGCGTATGCCCGCTCCTTCGACGTCGGCGTCGCCGCCGCGTCCCTGGTTGTCTCAGCCTTCGCCTTCTTCCGGCTCATCTTTGCGCCCGTCGGCGGAGCGCTCGTCACCCGGCTGGGAGAACGGCCTATCTACCTCACCGGCCTCCTGGTGGTGGCCGCGTCATCCGTGGCGACGGCGTTCGCCCAGTCATACGGGCAACTGCTGGTGCTGCGCGGCGTGGGCGGCATTGGTTCGACGATGTTCACCGTGTCGGCCATGGCGCTGCTGGTACGGATCGCCCCGCCCCAGATGCGCGGCCGGGTCTCGTCGGCATACGCCAGCTCCTTCCTCATCGGCGGCATGGTCGGCCCGGTACTCGGAGGCGCATTGGCCGGGTGGGGTCTGCGACTGCCGTTCATCGCCTACGCCATCGCCCTAGTGATCGCCGCCGGCGTGGTGGCCGTACGCCTCTCGGCGGCATCGCTACGCCCCGCACCCGATGCCAAACCCCAGACCCCGATGCGGGTGCGCGAAGCCCTCGGCGACTCGGCCTATCGCGCGGCGCTCGCCTCTGCCTTCGCCAATGGGTGGAGCAACTTTGGGGTCCGAGTCGCGGTGCTGCCACAGTTCGCGGTGGCGCTGCACGACGACACGTGGGTGGCCGGATTGGTCTTGGCCCTCGGCGCAGTCGGCACCGCCGCGACCCTGCAAGTCGCGGGTCGCTTGGTCGACGGCGTCGGTCGTCGCCCGGTGGCGCTGGCCGGGCTCGCGATGACGGGTCTCGGACTCGGGTTACTCGGGCAGAGCGGCTCGATCGCGATGCTGCTTGCCCTCTCGGTGCTGTCCGGTGTCGGAGCCGGCCTCCTCAACCCCGCTCAGCAAGCAACTGTCGCCGACGTGGTGGGTCAAGACCGCAGCGGTGGCACGGTGCTTTCGACCTTCCAGATGACCCAGGACGCGGGCGCCATCCTTGGTCCGGTGCTCGTGGGGGTGGTCGCCGACCAGGCCGGCTTCGGCGCCGCCTTCCTGGTGACCGCAGCCATCAGCCTGATCGCGATGGTGCCGTGGTTGATGGCGCGGGAGACCAGGCCGACGCTCACCTGA
- a CDS encoding ABC transporter substrate-binding protein: MNTSRRTVAAAAAGALALTLSACVKTSEEAAESAGTSGSAKGSATTLYNDPEAEPNLDLPANPRVVALGWSDGEIAVSLGVKPVAIYDWMAFGAKTKGVGSWASDKFGDSKPKIISAQSAGKFNYQQIKELKPDVILNVRGASDDKVQRSLRKIAPVVAAPKGAPDFAVNWKTQTTLIGKALGKGQDATKLVSQTTGAQDKIKKDHPEFAGKTFVYGAKFGEAYGAYTEGDARFDTFATLGFTQNPPVEQLKSSGFFAAVPTEKVKSLDAEVAILTTIGKPLSELKSDKSINSLGVVRDDRAVMLDGMDPSMQAMSAGTPLSLQFALKELTPKLSAAAKK, from the coding sequence ATGAATACCTCTCGACGTACCGTCGCCGCTGCGGCCGCAGGCGCCCTCGCACTCACTCTTTCCGCATGCGTTAAGACCAGCGAGGAGGCGGCCGAGTCCGCTGGAACCTCTGGCTCCGCTAAGGGCAGCGCGACCACGCTCTACAACGACCCCGAAGCAGAACCCAACCTCGACCTTCCGGCGAACCCGCGCGTGGTCGCGTTGGGTTGGTCCGATGGCGAGATCGCGGTCAGCCTTGGGGTGAAGCCGGTCGCGATCTATGACTGGATGGCCTTCGGTGCCAAGACCAAGGGCGTGGGCTCATGGGCCAGCGACAAGTTCGGTGACTCCAAGCCGAAGATCATCTCGGCGCAAAGCGCGGGCAAGTTCAACTACCAGCAGATCAAGGAGTTGAAGCCCGACGTCATCCTGAACGTGCGTGGCGCCTCCGACGACAAGGTGCAACGCAGCCTGCGCAAGATTGCGCCCGTGGTCGCGGCACCCAAGGGCGCACCTGACTTCGCGGTCAACTGGAAGACCCAGACCACGCTGATCGGCAAGGCGCTGGGCAAGGGCCAGGACGCGACCAAGTTGGTTTCCCAGACCACGGGAGCACAGGACAAGATCAAGAAGGATCACCCTGAGTTCGCGGGAAAGACGTTCGTGTACGGCGCGAAGTTCGGCGAGGCATACGGCGCCTACACCGAGGGCGACGCCCGGTTCGACACCTTCGCGACGCTGGGCTTCACGCAGAACCCGCCGGTCGAGCAGCTGAAGAGTTCGGGCTTCTTCGCGGCGGTTCCCACCGAGAAGGTGAAGTCGCTCGACGCTGAGGTAGCGATCTTGACCACCATCGGCAAGCCGCTGAGCGAGCTCAAGAGTGACAAGAGCATCAACAGCCTGGGGGTCGTGCGTGATGATCGGGCCGTGATGTTGGACGGCATGGACCCCTCGATGCAGGCGATGTCGGCTGGCACGCCGTTGTCTCTGCAGTTCGCTCTCAAGGAACTGACGCCCAAGCTGTCGGCGGCAGCCAAGAAGTAG
- a CDS encoding NAD(P)/FAD-dependent oxidoreductase, whose amino-acid sequence MSETPVVLIVGGGFAGQRAYRELSGQGYQVRLVDRHPYSNFQPLLYQVATGGLNPGDVAYSLREFVARKGGRGSMFRRATATGIDHENKQLLVSRGEPIPYDKLILAAGVGANYFGIPGAEENSHTIYTRGDALNVRDLIFTGLERVAAGEDPDGRFTVLVVGGGATGVEMAGTLAEMKSEALPLVYPELSTDSMRVVLAEMAPTLLGPFKPALQDYTLEELRKRGVDVKLNTAVEEVRPGRVDLDGDSLDADLVIWASGVGPHETVKDWNVPFGKGGRIVVDEHQRVEGHPDVYAVGDCAIRPDEPLPQLAQPAIQSGRHAARHIMATDRGESIPPFSYHDKGTMATIGRNDAVVQFPKGQSLTGFPAWALWAGVHLATLLGGRNRVQAMINGGFRYMAWPKSATAIVGDVVTLDERDEPN is encoded by the coding sequence ATGTCTGAAACTCCGGTGGTGTTGATCGTGGGCGGTGGCTTCGCAGGGCAGCGCGCCTACCGCGAACTGAGTGGTCAGGGTTACCAGGTGCGCTTGGTGGACCGGCACCCGTATTCCAACTTCCAGCCACTGCTTTACCAAGTCGCGACCGGCGGCTTGAACCCCGGCGATGTGGCGTACTCGCTGCGGGAGTTCGTTGCTCGCAAAGGTGGCCGGGGCAGCATGTTCCGGCGGGCCACCGCCACCGGCATTGACCACGAGAACAAGCAGTTGCTGGTCAGCCGGGGCGAACCCATCCCCTACGACAAGCTCATCCTTGCTGCGGGGGTCGGGGCCAACTATTTCGGCATCCCTGGCGCTGAAGAGAATTCGCACACGATCTACACCCGCGGCGACGCGCTCAATGTGCGTGACCTGATCTTCACGGGGCTAGAGCGGGTCGCGGCTGGGGAGGACCCCGACGGGCGGTTCACCGTACTCGTGGTCGGTGGTGGTGCGACTGGCGTCGAGATGGCCGGCACTCTCGCGGAGATGAAATCCGAGGCGCTGCCGTTGGTCTATCCCGAGTTGAGCACGGACAGCATGCGGGTTGTGCTCGCCGAGATGGCACCCACCCTGCTCGGTCCGTTCAAGCCGGCGCTGCAGGACTACACCCTGGAAGAACTGCGCAAGCGCGGTGTCGACGTCAAGCTCAACACCGCGGTCGAGGAGGTACGCCCCGGCCGGGTCGATCTCGACGGCGATTCGCTTGACGCGGATCTGGTGATCTGGGCGTCGGGTGTCGGTCCGCACGAGACGGTGAAAGATTGGAACGTCCCGTTCGGCAAAGGCGGGCGCATCGTGGTGGACGAGCATCAGCGGGTTGAGGGTCACCCGGACGTGTACGCCGTCGGCGACTGCGCTATCCGCCCCGACGAGCCGCTGCCGCAATTGGCGCAGCCCGCGATCCAGAGCGGTCGCCATGCCGCCAGGCACATCATGGCGACCGACCGCGGCGAGTCGATCCCGCCGTTCAGTTATCACGACAAGGGCACGATGGCCACGATCGGCCGCAATGACGCGGTCGTGCAGTTTCCCAAAGGTCAGTCGCTCACCGGGTTCCCGGCGTGGGCGCTGTGGGCCGGCGTACACCTCGCGACGTTGCTGGGTGGACGCAACCGGGTCCAGGCCATGATCAACGGTGGTTTCCGCTACATGGCCTGGCCCAAGTCCGCCACCGCGATCGTCGGCGACGTGGTGACCCTCGACGAGCGGGACGAGCCCAACTGA
- a CDS encoding IclR family transcriptional regulator, producing MSGSVSRTLDILEVVATRGGASAKDIAAETGLPLPTVYRLVRELLDGDYLVHIRGEQRFELGFKVHALGRSLHAQVGVSREVYQAVTALHQQLHVAAYLAIHRGSQIVVVFTADSPECPRLTPIEVGYHEAAHATSLGKILLANMDTEERLLHLDPEPMPKFGPGTMTTHAELFAQLDEVAGRGIAWEYGEFKEGATCAAAAVRDRTGTLIGSVAVSAPDARLEYGKTKTEQALRATASQVSRFYRLNASS from the coding sequence ATGTCCGGCTCGGTCTCTCGCACGCTCGACATCCTTGAAGTGGTGGCGACTCGTGGTGGTGCTTCCGCCAAGGACATCGCCGCCGAGACCGGGTTGCCGCTTCCGACGGTCTACCGCCTGGTGCGTGAGTTGCTCGACGGCGACTATCTCGTACACATCAGAGGCGAGCAACGCTTCGAGCTCGGGTTCAAGGTGCACGCGCTCGGTCGGTCCCTGCACGCCCAGGTGGGTGTGTCGCGAGAGGTGTACCAAGCGGTCACCGCGTTGCACCAGCAACTGCACGTCGCGGCCTATCTGGCGATCCACCGCGGGTCGCAGATCGTCGTGGTCTTCACCGCCGACTCGCCGGAATGTCCTCGGTTGACCCCGATTGAGGTCGGCTATCACGAGGCAGCGCACGCCACCTCGCTCGGCAAGATTCTGCTCGCCAACATGGACACCGAGGAACGTCTTCTGCATCTCGACCCGGAGCCGATGCCGAAGTTCGGCCCGGGAACCATGACGACGCACGCCGAGCTGTTTGCGCAGCTCGACGAGGTTGCTGGACGCGGAATCGCATGGGAATACGGGGAGTTCAAGGAGGGGGCGACCTGCGCAGCGGCCGCAGTGCGAGATCGCACCGGCACACTCATCGGCTCCGTCGCAGTGTCGGCACCCGACGCGCGGCTGGAGTATGGCAAGACCAAGACCGAGCAGGCGCTCCGCGCGACAGCCTCCCAGGTCAGCCGGTTCTATCGGCTGAACGCCAGCTCCTGA
- a CDS encoding putative quinol monooxygenase — MILIVVKWKVKPEYADQWPELTRAFTEGTRAEPGNRFFDWSRSVDDPTEYVVVEAFDDDAAEAHVTSGHFKQAQADLPQYLAETPKVRNMQGQADEWDDLGEMEVG, encoded by the coding sequence ATGATCTTGATCGTTGTGAAGTGGAAAGTGAAGCCGGAGTACGCCGACCAATGGCCAGAACTCACGCGCGCTTTCACTGAGGGGACCCGCGCCGAGCCGGGCAACCGGTTCTTCGACTGGTCGCGCAGTGTCGATGACCCCACCGAATATGTCGTGGTCGAGGCCTTCGATGACGACGCTGCCGAAGCCCACGTCACCAGCGGTCACTTCAAGCAGGCGCAGGCCGACCTGCCGCAGTACCTCGCCGAGACGCCGAAGGTGCGCAACATGCAGGGTCAGGCCGACGAGTGGGACGACCTTGGCGAGATGGAAGTCGGCTAG
- a CDS encoding GMC family oxidoreductase has product MSDTQTQFGTPIDHETEAVVIVGSGAGGGTVAYELTQRGIPCVVLEAGPFLKPEDYENDEWAAFNQMAWLDQRTTSGSYRITRDFPNLPAWIVKAVGGTTTHWSGATPRFHEHEFKARTHYGEVAGANLLDWPITLADLAPYYERAEKAIGSTHRHGRPPLPANNNYKVLANGAERIGYQFYATGPYGTNAEPYDGRPASIQDGFNFQGDKSTAKWSTAVREIPRALETGKCDLRALSHVVQVTHDAKGRANAVLYLDSEGNLHRQAAKVVCVAGNSIETPRLLLMSASASHPDGLGNSSGQLGRNYMRHTTGSVYARFDQPVRMYRGETMAGIVADEARLDTSRGFAGGYYMETLSLGPAFLAAFAEPGSWGREFTEILDAYANTAGMWIVGEDMPQESNRITLDGAAKDQWGLPASNVHFDDHPNDVAMREHGYRRADLLYESVGATGTHHTPPYPATHNLGTARMSARPEDGVVGAYGESHDVPGLFVSDGSVMTTGAAANPTLTIVALAMRQAEHIADRFARGDL; this is encoded by the coding sequence ATGAGTGACACCCAGACCCAGTTCGGAACTCCGATTGACCACGAGACCGAGGCAGTCGTCATCGTCGGTTCCGGTGCAGGCGGCGGCACGGTCGCCTACGAACTGACCCAGCGGGGCATCCCGTGTGTGGTGCTGGAGGCTGGCCCGTTCCTCAAACCTGAGGACTATGAGAACGACGAATGGGCGGCGTTCAACCAGATGGCCTGGCTGGACCAGCGCACCACGTCCGGCAGTTACCGGATTACCCGTGACTTCCCCAACCTGCCTGCCTGGATCGTGAAGGCGGTGGGTGGTACGACCACGCACTGGAGCGGCGCCACTCCGCGCTTCCACGAGCACGAGTTCAAGGCGCGCACCCACTATGGAGAAGTCGCCGGGGCGAACCTGCTCGACTGGCCCATCACGCTGGCTGATCTCGCGCCGTACTACGAGCGCGCGGAGAAGGCGATCGGCTCGACCCACCGACATGGACGACCACCGCTGCCAGCGAACAACAACTACAAGGTCCTGGCCAACGGCGCCGAACGCATCGGATACCAGTTTTACGCGACGGGCCCATATGGCACGAATGCTGAGCCGTACGACGGCCGCCCGGCGAGCATTCAAGATGGCTTCAACTTCCAGGGTGACAAGAGCACGGCGAAGTGGAGCACCGCCGTGCGAGAGATTCCGCGGGCGCTGGAGACCGGCAAGTGCGACCTGCGGGCGCTCAGCCACGTCGTGCAGGTGACGCACGACGCGAAGGGCCGAGCCAATGCCGTGCTCTACCTGGATTCTGAAGGCAACCTGCACCGCCAGGCGGCCAAGGTTGTCTGCGTCGCGGGCAACTCCATCGAGACCCCGCGACTGCTCCTGATGAGTGCTAGCGCTTCGCATCCGGACGGCCTGGGCAACTCCTCGGGACAACTCGGTCGCAACTACATGCGCCACACGACCGGGTCGGTCTACGCCCGCTTCGACCAGCCCGTACGGATGTATCGAGGGGAGACGATGGCCGGCATCGTTGCTGATGAGGCGCGCCTGGACACCAGCCGCGGATTCGCCGGGGGGTACTACATGGAGACGCTGTCCCTCGGCCCCGCCTTCCTCGCGGCCTTCGCCGAACCCGGTTCGTGGGGAAGGGAATTCACCGAGATCCTGGATGCGTACGCCAACACCGCCGGCATGTGGATCGTCGGTGAGGACATGCCTCAAGAGTCCAACCGAATCACCCTGGACGGCGCCGCGAAAGACCAGTGGGGTCTGCCTGCCTCCAACGTGCACTTCGACGATCACCCCAACGACGTCGCCATGCGCGAGCACGGCTATCGGCGCGCCGATCTGCTCTACGAATCGGTGGGCGCGACGGGGACCCACCACACCCCGCCGTACCCGGCGACGCATAACCTCGGGACGGCCCGGATGAGTGCTCGACCAGAAGATGGTGTGGTCGGTGCATACGGTGAATCCCACGACGTTCCAGGGCTTTTCGTGAGTGATGGCTCAGTCATGACGACCGGTGCTGCGGCCAATCCCACACTCACGATCGTGGCGCTCGCGATGCGCCAAGCCGAGCACATCGCCGACCGGTTCGCGCGGGGAGACCTGTAG
- a CDS encoding nitroreductase/quinone reductase family protein, with protein MTAIPEYRWGNIKALNKGAILFASTKPGSWAIRKLMPLDRKVMVKTRGKRSVLGPVGVQSMLLESIGRKSGQKRVSPLLYARDGESIIVVGSNFGQEHHPAWTGNLIANPDANIIIGGVEVPVRAERLRGADADAGFATMVESASVYAVYKTRTDRELRVFRLTAR; from the coding sequence ATGACAGCCATCCCGGAGTACCGCTGGGGCAACATCAAAGCCCTCAACAAGGGCGCGATACTTTTCGCCTCCACCAAGCCCGGCTCGTGGGCCATCCGCAAACTTATGCCGCTGGATCGCAAGGTCATGGTGAAGACCCGCGGAAAGCGCAGCGTGCTAGGCCCGGTGGGCGTCCAGTCCATGCTCTTGGAATCGATCGGCCGCAAGTCCGGCCAGAAGCGCGTGAGCCCGCTGCTCTATGCCCGCGATGGCGAGTCGATCATCGTGGTCGGATCCAACTTCGGCCAGGAACACCACCCCGCCTGGACGGGCAATCTCATCGCCAACCCCGACGCGAACATCATCATCGGCGGGGTCGAGGTGCCGGTTCGCGCCGAACGGCTGCGCGGTGCCGACGCTGACGCTGGGTTCGCCACGATGGTGGAATCCGCCTCGGTGTACGCCGTCTACAAGACCCGGACGGATCGAGAGCTTCGGGTGTTCCGCCTTACCGCTCGCTGA
- a CDS encoding ABC transporter ATP-binding protein codes for MTQQPSSAGRLQGHDLSVGYGDRKIIDNLEVVVPDGSFTVIVGPNACGKSTLLRSLSRLLDPKAGEVHLDGANVQALGGKEFAREVGLLPQQSAAPEGITVIDLVSRGRFPYQKMFRQWTDEDQSAVDFALQVTRLTDLSTRGVEALSGGQRQRVWIAMALAQKTPILLLDEPTTYLDLAHQLEVLELCTTLYQDGTTLVAVLHDLNQAARYATHIIAMRSGEIIDQGPPAEIVTEELVERVFGVRSRVIQDPETGTPMVIPLAEGAVSFDAVAGDTANLRATADSPKS; via the coding sequence ATGACTCAGCAACCTTCGTCCGCCGGCCGACTCCAGGGACACGACCTTTCCGTCGGGTATGGCGACCGCAAGATCATCGACAACCTCGAGGTGGTCGTACCGGACGGCTCGTTCACGGTGATCGTCGGACCTAACGCGTGCGGCAAGTCGACGCTGCTGCGATCTCTCTCGCGATTGCTCGACCCGAAAGCCGGTGAGGTGCACCTCGATGGTGCCAACGTCCAAGCGTTGGGTGGCAAGGAGTTCGCGCGCGAAGTCGGTTTGCTGCCGCAGCAATCGGCCGCACCAGAAGGCATTACCGTCATCGATCTGGTCTCTCGGGGGAGGTTCCCGTACCAAAAAATGTTCCGGCAGTGGACCGACGAGGACCAGTCCGCCGTCGACTTCGCGCTCCAGGTCACCCGCCTGACTGACCTGTCGACCCGTGGCGTTGAGGCGCTCTCGGGTGGCCAACGGCAGCGGGTATGGATCGCGATGGCCTTGGCCCAAAAGACGCCCATCCTGTTGCTGGACGAGCCCACCACATACCTCGATCTGGCCCACCAGCTTGAGGTATTGGAGCTGTGCACCACCCTCTACCAGGACGGCACCACCCTGGTCGCCGTTTTGCACGACCTCAACCAGGCCGCCCGCTACGCGACGCACATCATCGCCATGCGCAGCGGCGAGATCATCGACCAGGGACCCCCGGCCGAGATCGTCACTGAGGAACTCGTCGAGCGCGTATTCGGTGTGCGCTCGCGGGTGATTCAAGACCCCGAAACTGGCACCCCGATGGTCATTCCCCTGGCCGAAGGCGCGGTCTCCTTCGATGCCGTTGCCGGCGACACCGCCAACTTGCGGGCCACCGCAGACTCCCCGAAATCGTGA